The following DNA comes from Quercus robur chromosome 1, dhQueRobu3.1, whole genome shotgun sequence.
AAACAGGACGAATAGGCCGGACATTCTTCACGGGCTTCGGCATTACCATGGCGGTTGGGACATCACCAATCGGCATTACTGGGCCGTAAGTGCTGCTTCCCTTTTTCACATTAatgtttttttagtttgttAGATTGATTGGTTTGGTTAAAATGTAATTGCAAGCAAGCTGATGGTTGgttgattatttattttttactgttCTCTGTGTGTGTGAGAAATTGAGATCTAATTGATAAACTTGGAGAAAatatgttctttgtgttttttgatttgtgagaaaaagagagagcttttgatgaaaaatataaccATCTTCAGAGAAATTAGTGAGGGATTAATATGTTTACACTATGCCCAATTTtctagtattatttttttacatcaaTCAGCTCATCCTTTGAATGAAAAGTTTCAGAATGAATCAAAGTTGTGGTTCTGTGGAAGCTTAACTCAGATTGTGGTTATAAGAAAATAGCTTGGATCAACACCCACTGGACGTGTGCGCACACGCGTAACCTACCAatcaaaataatgataaataaattataataaaaaaagaaaaatgagtatGATCTATATAATTCATCAAATACATTCTAAAGTGCTGCCACGGTGAACTGCTCAATATCAGGGTGTGCATCCTAGATACTCTAGACATCTTGTTATTTGtatgatatatgtatatatatagtgagaTAAGTAGCTGTGGGCTCAGGAAATGACGATCTTTTTTGTACCATGTCAAATTCCTGTTCCTGCTTAACAGAGCTTGATGTCTTGCATGAAATGTATTTTAGCTTCTGGCGTTTGTTTTTCTATTTCAGTGCTCAACTGGTGATTGATTCATCCAGTGCATTCTATCTTTTGTTCCCGTGTACTTTCTGTTGGTATTTTCTACATGATTGCATGCTGGACTGAGATgctaaataattattattattattattatttttttgttgtcgATATTTTAATAACATATATTCATCAGTATTTTAACCATTATATCTGCAGTCTGTTGGATTTACAGGTGCTCCTGGTTTCATTCTTGCTGTCGTATGGTTTATCTCTTTTGGCTTGGCTCTTGCGGCTCATCATTGCTGTGGATGGAGGATAAACATAAAAGGGAAAGGATCACACCATTCACAAAGGATTTGTCTTATACTGCTTATACTCTTCACATGTGCTGCAGCGTAATATTCtgaatctcaaaatttttttaatagttattatctttgtaattggaggttttgtttgtttgtttgttttgttttgttcgtTTTAACTCTAATACTTTAGCAGTTAGATTTCTTTCTTTACCTTATCAGTATAAATCTACATGTGCTGTCCTTTTATTCCAATCATTTGAAAACTTCTTCAACTTGATTCTATGTTTGAAGTTGAATggaattacatttttattatgtttatgtAGAGGTTATTAAAGTTAACAAATATTTTGTCATCTGAGAAAGGCATTTTATCATTCTGTGTTTCACCTTGAACCATTTTATGAACTACCTCCATGTCGGATGTTGTCATTTCCAAATAAATACGTTTCTGCACCTTGTGCTAAATGCCTTGCCTTTGCTATGTTATAACTAGATATTTTCATCATgcattgagttaaaaaaaaaaatgctttgttCTTTCATTTCTCTCTTGGGCTCAATGTTTCAACCCATTTCTTGCATGCATGTCCCAGTTTTAACATGACAAATCATGTCTTTTGTAATCCCcaaattgatatttcttttgCAACTCTTGCTAATGTTTCCTGACCCTTTTGTCACACAGGATTGGATGTATCCTACTCTCGGTTGGGCAGGACAAATTTCATGGTGAAGTGCTGCATACTCTGAATTACGTTGTTAACCAGTCAGATTACACCGTGGGGATCCTAAGAAATGTCACTCAATATCTCTCCCTAGCAAAAACTATTAGTGTGGCCCAGGTGTTCCTTCCTTCTGATGTCATGGATGATATTGACAAGTTGAACATGGATCTTAATATTGCAGCAGATACGCTGACAGAGAAGACAAGCCAAAATTCAGCCAAAATAAAGAAAGTCATCAATGCTGTGTATGTATATGCTAGCTTTTTTAGTACTATCTATATCTAGAATTCTTTTTAACACTCTTGATGTTCATTGGTTCATATTCACTTCATTGTTGCAGGCGCTCTGCTTTGATAACTGTGGCAGCAGTAATGCTTCTTCTGGCTCTGATTGGTCTTAGTACGTATTGCTGAAATGATCCTAATTGATGatatcttttattatttttctcatatACTAGACTTTTTCCTCTTTGTGACTTACTGATTTTTGTTATTGCAGTCCTGTCTATCCTTGGGCACAAACATGCAATCCACATGTAAGTTGTCTTTGCATTTAGTGGACATGTGCCACATCCAATATTATTTGTACTTTCAACATGCTGGATGCTTTTCATATTTGTATTTGACACCACCAACATAATGTTGCAGATTCATAATAAGTGGATGGTTGCTTGTTGCAATTACATTTGTCCTGTGTGGAGTTTTCGTAATCCTCAACAAGTAAGAAATCGGATTTTGATCAGATACATCTCTGTTAAATTTTATACATGTATTTTATTATCTATGTGAATTGAAAACTTAATATTTTATCACCAATTTTCCTTCACATGTGATGTTCACAAAATAAGAGCCTGATTATGATATAGCATTTTTACCTTTGAAAGTTCTGCTTCATCCACTGCTGCCTTTTGTTATAATTAGAACTAAAagctacctatcaaaaaaataattagaacaaaaagcaaaacatCCTTTAAAGCCATTACTGATAGAAGTCTGTTTCTTGAAATTTCAGTACAGTTTCTGATACCTGCATGGCCATGGAGGAATGGGTAGAATATCCCCATGCAGAAACAGCTCTTAGCAACGTCCTTCCATGTGTTGACCATAGGACAACAAACCAGACACTTGTGCAGAGCAAAAAAATTGTCACTCAAATTGTAAATGTCGTCAATGAATTTATCTATACCTATGCTGATACTTATCCCTCCAAGGAAAGTCCATACTATTATAATCAGTCGGGTCCTATGATGCCGCCACTCTGTTATCCATACGACTCTCAGCTGCAAGATCGCCAGTGTGAGTCTCGAGAGGTGTCTGTGGCAAATGCTTCGGAGGtatgttttatcaattttaattatttggtaCCTTTTTTGTTATGGAAATCTGCTTGCTAAATATGTTTCCGGAAACTACCAAATTATTGAATCAAAACAGTAAAACTCTAACAGAATTGACTTAAGATCCTTTGATGTGCCAAGTTATGCAatataattgaagaaaattgatATATTCGAGCCACAGCTGGAAACATCAGGTGGTTCATacataattttgatttgaatttcACCTCATATAATATTTTGAAGTTTTATGTTGAGGAAAAATTTATCATAGATAATAAATCTAATATACAATCCTTAACCATCTAATAGCTGTTTTAAGGTTGTCTTAAAATCTTATCTATAAGTTCCCATTAGTGTGAGCTTAGACATTTATCAAAGATTTCATGAAAGAGAATATGGTAGTTAGTTTTAGGCAATGGAAGAGAATACGATAGTAAAGGATTTAATAAAAGTGAGTTTGACGTACCCCATACAGCTGTGGATATATGTGACGTGCTTTCTGCTTGAAATGGAGTATTCATGTCGCACATGTACCCAAAAGGTGTGATTAGTGGAAGGAAGAGATAAACACGTTCAGTACCCACTTGAAGGTGATAACTTTCATAAGCTGCTATGTTACAAAAAGACTTCATTCCTACAATTAAAAAATCTTGCCTATGTGCTATGGCTAAAGGAGCAGAAAATTAAAGCCGTCTAAATTACTTAATACTGCAGCATAATGGCGTCCCATATATAAACTCTCAATAGAGCATTAGTTTGTGCAAGGTGGAATGTAGATGAGAGAGTAAACGCTATGAAGTTTGCACCAGTACTTGATTATGTACAACTGAGATTTGATTAAGACATCTTATTCAGTTATCTAAAATTTTGCAGGTTTGGCAGAACTACACATGTAAAGTTTCAGCATCTGGCCTGTGCTCCACCGTTGGGAGGGTAACACCGGACATCTATGCACAGCTGGTGGCTGCAGTAAATGAGAGCTATGCACTTGAGCACTACACCCCGCCTTTACTTAGTCTCCAGGATTGCAATTTTGTCCGGGACACATTCAAAAATATCACCACAAGTTACTGTCCACCATTGAGCCACTATCTTGAGATAGTGAATGCAGGATTGGGAATGATTTCAGTTGGAGTCTTGCTCTGTCTTGTTCTTTGGATACTCTATGCAAACCGCCCCCAAAGGGAGGAAGTGTTTGTGAAACCATCCTTGCCAATTTCGAATTCCCCCATCAGGTGAAGTGTAGACTGTATGGTAGAAAATCAGTATTGTAGTTAGGTCTATATCTTGAGCTTTCTTATACCCCTATTAGGGGAAGAAACCAAAGTGGGGCGAAGCTCCATTTTGAGTTGAGGGCTAAAATTACAGTGTATTCccttatgttatatatatagttaaagcAAATCAATTGGTTGATATTTCTGACCGTCTCCTGTGTAATTGTCTCCTGTGTAATTGTGATAGGAAGTAAGATTGATCCCATGCGTACCAAAACTTGTTACGTTTTTCTGTCGCCTCACATCCATCGGTATACATTATAGAGTATGGaacttttttctaaaatggtggCTATATAAAAAACTCTCCCTTTATATGCATTATAGAGTATGAAACTTTTTCAACTATGGTGGCTAATGGCTATATACTAAACCCTTGAGGCCTAGTCTATGTACAAATTTTTAAAGTCTATTTTGTTTAGGTATAATTGCATTTTTGTCCAAATAAGCTTAATCCAAACCAACACGGGCAGCACATGTAATGGTTTAGAACGACGGTCATAAATCTGTTCCCGACTTTTGTGGATATTTTTTAAAGCCTATTTTGTTTAGCCTCGCAGCATGATCCTTCAAAGTTCTATTTTCCCAGTTAACCATTGGTCGATTCTGACATATGAAATTGTTAGGAATTTGAAATCAGTAATACCTGTCATGACCTTTGCTTTGCCACATGCGCCAACATGATCTGGGTTAAGTAGTTGTGTTCTATTAGGATCAATCAAGCTATATTTGAGTACTTTTAGGGGTGGTAAATGGTAGATGAAGATGGTGTACAACCTACTTGACCTGCTGCTGAAATGCAACAGAGAGATAAGATTTGGCCGTGGTGAAAGTTGTTGAGTTTGCTTTTAATAATCTTCACTTCCCTCTTTTATTGTATATTGGTCACCACCTCAGTCTACTCTCACGGGGATTATTAAGTCTGTTATTGACAAAATTGCCAATAAGCTTTAAAATGGTTCACTTGCATCCTCTTCAACTGACACTCCAGGGTTGGTGCTTATGATGGTAACAGTGATGTTAGACTTGGTGGTTATGACCatcattttgtttgtttgacaGTGCAACATTTTTTCAATCGACTGACGAGATAGAATCCAGTTTAGAGCCCCCTTCTTTCGTCAATTAATCGGAGATTTATTTAATTACACTTTACAATTgccataaaaatgaaaatgtaaattATGAAAGTGCTAATCATGCATTAGTTTTGGCACCATGAAATCCCAGATAAGTTGTTATGCTCAGATCATGCCTTCTTTTAAATGGGGGCAATCACAGAGACAACTTTAGACTCAGAAGTGCAAAACTCAGACACAATGCTTCAGCATTTCCATTACTATGGAAGAAAGGGGAATAACCCATCTTTtaataagcctttggctttaCAAGTCTAACCCTAAAATGGAGTTAGCTTTTTTTTCCAGTTTTAATAATCAACACATACGGCAATCTATTCAATTTTTCTAGAGTTGAAAGTATACTTAAACCAATTCTTCACAATTCCTCTTCCATGAAATCTGTAACTCCGAATTCTCATCTTCTAGCTAACAAGCACAAGGTGACTGTTTTAAGTATTTATCATCATGCAGCCTAGATAACAATAGTCAACTTTTTTATAAGATGATGAACAAAGCCACTTCAATCTCCTAATATAAACTATTATATACCTGTAATGCACCTACAACAGAGGTACATTTATGCTCTTAACCTTCCAGCACCCGTAAATGATACTATTCATATTTCTATTCCAATAGCACTAGGAACTGACTATGGTAATATATCAACAGCTTCTTATATATCATTTGGACTATAGAATTACGACTCTAATGGGGTTAGAAAGAAACATGGGAACTGATCCCTCTTCATTTTATCACCTAACTAACTACCTAAGCATTAGAAGAACCGATTTCTATCATATTTTAAGCATTCAAAAACTTCGGGCACCAGAAAAAAGGCAATTCCACCTGTGGAAAATGAATATTGATTAAATACAAAGTAATAGAATAGAGAGTTTGACATTTAAGTGTGAAGTAAAGTAT
Coding sequences within:
- the LOC126715717 gene encoding uncharacterized protein LOC126715717, translating into MKAFLVSGFSSFFFILAAVSSISAQTVTVSNEPHHVSVKFILGEENLGPWKNVISEAAQAPGPASDDASQSTLVLAENRTNRPDILHGLRHYHGGWDITNRHYWASVGFTGAPGFILAVVWFISFGLALAAHHCCGWRINIKGKGSHHSQRICLILLILFTCAAAIGCILLSVGQDKFHGEVLHTLNYVVNQSDYTVGILRNVTQYLSLAKTISVAQVFLPSDVMDDIDKLNMDLNIAADTLTEKTSQNSAKIKKVINAVRSALITVAAVMLLLALIGLILSILGHKHAIHIFIISGWLLVAITFVLCGVFVILNNTVSDTCMAMEEWVEYPHAETALSNVLPCVDHRTTNQTLVQSKKIVTQIVNVVNEFIYTYADTYPSKESPYYYNQSGPMMPPLCYPYDSQLQDRQCESREVSVANASEVWQNYTCKVSASGLCSTVGRVTPDIYAQLVAAVNESYALEHYTPPLLSLQDCNFVRDTFKNITTSYCPPLSHYLEIVNAGLGMISVGVLLCLVLWILYANRPQREEVFVKPSLPISNSPIR